The genomic DNA CCTTTGAGCTGCCAAAGAGCACTGCTCAATTCAGCTTTGAAAAGGTAAGCAAACGAAAATACCTTGATATTGCAAGCGTAAACAGTGCAATGCTTATTGAAGTCGAGAACGGGAAGGTAAAAAAGTGCCGGATATCGGCAGGTGGGGTTGCCCCAATCCCTTTATATCTGCACCAAACATCAAACTATCTTACTGGCAAGGAAATCAATTCACAATCTGTAACCCAAGCAATAACAATTATGCACGATGAGATATCGCCCATTAGCGATATCCGGGGAACCGCAGAGTATAAGAAGTTGCTGTTAAAACAGCTTTTCCTGGCACACCTGCAAAAGTTTTTAGGGAAACAGTTTGAGCAGATTTATTAAGGCTAACAGTGATGAAAAACATCGATACCATAGGTCATGTAACGGGAAAATCGGTTTACCTCGACGATATCCCAACCATTTCGGGTACATTGCATGCAGCAGTTGTAGGCTCAGCCATTGCGCACGGTAAAATTTTAAAGGTTGATACCACGGAGGCACTAAGGCTGGATGGCGTGGTAAAGGTCATCACCTGCACCGATATTCCGGGCGAAAACCAGATAGGAGGAATAGTTGAGGACGAAACCCTGCTTGCCGAGGGCGAAGTTCACTACCAGGGTCAACCCATAGCTGTGGTTATTGCAAAAACCGAGCGCGACGCCCACAAAGCAGCCAAAATGGTTCGGATTGATTACCAGGAACTGGAACCGGTAACCGACCCACGCATTGCAAAGGAAAAGGGGTTACTGCTCATACCACCCCGAACCTTCAGCATGGGTAACCCCAATGAGGTTTGGAGCCAATGTAAATACATTGTGGAGGATAGCATTGAGTTGGGCGGACAGGAACACCTGTACATTGAAACCCAAGGGGCTTACGCCTACCCCGTTGAAGGTGGCTATATTAAGGTTCACTCATCGACCCAGGGGCCTACAGCCGTTCAAAAAACGGTTGCTCGTGTTCTAGGATTACCCATGAACCTTATTGAGGTTGATGTGGTTAGGCTTGGCGGCGGTTTTGGGGGCAAGGAGGATCAGGCTTCAGGATTTGCAGCCATGGCTGCACTTGCTGCCCATATCACCGGTAAACCGGTAAAACTCGTTCTACCCCGTCACGACGATATGCGAATGACCGGCAAACGTCACCCCTACAGCGGCGATTTTAGGATTGGGCTAACCGCTGACCTCAAGATATTGGCCTTTGAAACAACCCTGTACCAAAACGGCGGTGCCGCAGCCGACCTCTCGCCAGCCATCATGGAGCGAACGCTCTTCCACTCCACTGGTTCTTACTATATCCCTAACACGCGAGTAACCGTGTATAGCTGCAAAACAAACCTTCCGCCCAACACAGCCTTTCGGGGTTTTGGTGGGCCCCAGGGTATGTTTGTAATTGAAAGCGCCATTGCTAAAGCAGCCGAAACCATTGGCGTAAGCGCAATTGAAATCCAACAGGCAAACCTGCTAAAAGAGAACGATGAATTCCAGTACGGGCAAAAGGCCGAAAACGTAAACGCCCGTAAATGCTTTGCCCTTGCATCGGAAAAGTTTGACCTTGAGAATCTCCGTCAATCCATTGAGAATTACAACCAAAATAACAAGTACAGCAAAAGGGGCCTGGCTGTTATGCCGCTCTGCTTTGGCATATCGTTTACCAACACAGCAATGAACCAGGCCCGCGCCCTTGTTCATATTTACCAGGATGGCAGCGTTTCAGTAAGCACTGGAGCCATTGAAATGGGGCAAGGTGTGAACACCAAAATGGCGCAGGTAGCATCCATTCTGCTGGGGATTGATATTAGCCGGGTAAAGATTCATTCTACCAATACCACAAGGGTTGCAAACACCTCACCAACGGCTGCCAGTAGCGGTGCCGACCTGAACGGCAATGCTCTACGAATAGCCATTGCTGCCCTAAAAAAACGGTTGCTTAAGGTAGCCGCTGAGCTACTGGAATGTAGCGATGATGAGCTAACCATTGAAAACGAAACGGTTATCCGTAACGGTGCACCCACAGCTCTGAAATGGAACGAGCTGGTTAAAAAGGCGCACCTGAAAAGGGTTGCGCTAACTGAGAACGGTCACTATGCCACTCCGGTTATCTACTTTGATAAAACCAAGGAGAAAGGACACCCCTTTGCCTACCATGTTTATGGGACAGGGGTTGTTACAATAACGTTGGACTGCATCAGGGGAACCTATACCATTGATGATGTTTACATTGTACACGACTTTGGCAATAGCATAAACCCGCTGATTGACCTTGGACAGGTTGAGGGTGCTGTAGTGCAAGGGATAGGATGGCTAACCCTTGAGGAGTTAGCCTTTGACTCCAAGGGCCGATTGCTTTCCAATAGCCTATCCACCTACAAGGTACCCGATATTCACTTTGCACCCAAAAGCATACAGTGCATCCCGCTTCCCACCAACGGCCCGGAATTGGCAGTACTACGTTCAAAAGCCATTGGCGAACCGCCATTTATGTACGGCATAGCAGCCTACTTCGCCATTCACAATGCCATTAAGGCCTTTAACCCAAGCTATAGCATAAAGCTCACTGCACCCCTAACCCCTGAAAGGGTTTTGATGCATCTGTACCAGGGGAGGTAGGGTTTGGTGTTTAGTGTTTAGTGTTTAGTGTTTAGTGTTTAGTGTTTGGTTAATTTAACTGGTGTAAAACTATTTAATCAGCGTAATCTGCGTTCTATTAAGTTCACTATCAATCATCAACGAACAACTTTTTAGGTAAAATAGTAAGCAAAAAGTTAAAAGACCGTTTGATAATTTGTAATAAATTTTTTATACTTGTTCTAGCAATAAAACGCTATTTTATAGCGCCTATACACCCAAAAATGGAAATAAGGCGCAACATTGTGGCGCATATAAACTAGTTAGCAATAATTGGAAGATGATCGATAAACAATTTAAATACAGACGACCCAAAGACACTTGGTTCTATCAACTTGCGTTTATCGCTTTGATTGGACTTTTTGGATACATTGTAATTCAAGAAATAGCCGGATTGATTACAAAATATAGCCATCTGAAACTATTAATTTTCTTATCATTTGTTTCTATTATTTCAATTATCATTTATATTCTCTATCAGATTTTAAGAATGCGTTATGAATATGACGCGATTGACAGAAACAAAGAAATCGAAATTGACATCGCAGAAAGAAAACTTTTTATCAAAAAAGACTCCATTGAAACCACAATAAGCAATGAAAGTATAGACTCAGTTGAAATTTATGAATCAAAGATTGCGACATATCCTTTGAGTTCCTTTGAATTCATTAAAATAAAAACAAAGTCAGGAGAGAATATTGCGATTACAAATCTTACAATTCCGTTAATTGAAAACGAATTGAATCCTGTTCTGAAAGGAATAAAAATAAAACGAGAGAAAAGAATTATTAATAGACTAAAATAAGACCAACTATTGCTAACACGCGGTAAATTGCAGCTGGGTTGACTTGCCGAAAAGTAAACTTTTCGTACCTTAGTTTCAATTTGTCGGGGGATAAAGACGCAGGCGTCTTCATCCCAGCCGACAAATTTACCGCGGAAACGTTGTGTGCTATTAAAGAAAACGACAGACTAACTTAAAACATTCTTATATGAAATTTAAAGTAATTTTTACAACTATAATTTTTTTGCTTATCAATTATTCTGGATATGCATGTACAACTTTTGTACTAAAGGATAAGCATGGTAATGTGTCTTTTGGTAAAAATTTTGATTTTCCCATTGGGCAAGGACATATTCACATTAATTATAAAAATATGAAGAAATCAGCGTTTATTAGACCACCTGAAAAAGCATTTTCATGGGTATCTAAATATGGAAGTATTACTTTTAATCAAGCTGGTAAAGAATTCCCATATGGCGGAATCAATGAAAAAGGATTAGTAATAGAACAAATGTGGCTTCAAGAAGCAAAATATCCATCTGCCGATAACCGGTATGGATTAAGCGAATTACAGTGGATTCAATATCACCTAGACAATTCAGCTACGGTTAATGAAGTTATTGTTAGCGACTCATTAATACGGATATCTTATATGGCAACATCATATATACACTTTTTAGTTTCGGATAGTTCCGGTAATTCTGCAACTATCGAATATATTGATGGAAAAATGATTGTGCATCAAGGATCGGATTTACCATATTCTGTACTATCAAATTGTATATACCAAAATTCACTCAGCTATAAATCAAGTGTAGAAAGAAATGATTCTATTCAATATAATGATTGGACAAAAAATTCATCTGGCAGATTTGTAAAAGTTACCGAATTTATTGACAATTATAACGGAACAAGCAATTTAGTGGATTATTCGTTTAATATACTTGAAAATGTATCGCAACCAAATACCCAATGGACTATTGTTTATGATATTAGTAATTTAAAAATTCATTATAAATCGTTGCTTAACTCAACAATTCAAATAATAGATTTAAAAGAAATTGATTTTGCATGCAAAAACCAACAGCTGTACATACCTATCGCTGATAATTTGGTTAATTATGACAGTTTTAAAGAACTGACCTTTGAATCTAATTTGGAAATAATTGAATTTGTAATAAACGGCGTTGAGTTCTTAAAAAATAATGTACCAAAAGAATTTAGATTAGCATCAGCAAAATATTTTGAATCTGTAAAGTGTAGCGAACAATAACAGCCCACAACAACGTGTACCTGCAATAGCGGTTACAATGGTAAATCAAAGGTCTGTGCTTTTAATAAACATAGAGATAAACGGACAGGAAAGTGCTTCAAAACCGCTACTGCACTTACACATCATCCGTTACACAAAATAATTTGAAAGGAGAAAATCATGAAAAAATCGTTCAAACTTTTAACAATTATCTGCTTATTGGTTGCTGTTTCATACTCGAACGGGCAAAAATGCGATAATCAGTCAGTTGCAAAATCTTTTGACGTTAATGTGGTTGTCTTTAAAACAGAGAAACCGCTTGTACAAAATCAAAAAAAGTATTTTAAGATCAAGTGTGGATATGTCAAATATTCCATGCTTACTGCAGGCCAGGAATTAATCAGGGAATGGTGGTTCGATGATTATGGAAACAAACAATACGAAGAAAGCTACATGATTATTGGTGGTGAAAAGTCAGGCGACAAGACTTTGATAATTGATGGTTTTCAGTACAAGTGGCAGTTCGATGCAACAAACGGAACAAAAATGAAATACTACCAGGCTAAAACAGACTATGACAATATTACGGAAAGAGAAATTCAACGTTATGGAATTAAAAAGCATGGATTTGAAGAATATCTTGGTAAAAACTGTCTGAAAGTATCAACCGAAAAACCAAAATCAATTTCCTGGGTTTGGGAAAACATTGTTTTAAAATCAGAAACTGAAATTGCAGGACAAAAAGTAATGATGAAAGCTACAGAAATAAATGAAAATCAACCTGCAGCTTCATTATTTAAACTTCCTTCAGGTATTTCTTTTGAGATGCAGTAGAATGAAAACAAAATCAGTTTTATTTCTACTTCTTATAGTAGGAATAGGTTTGATAGGATATGGGCAAACAGTACCATGCTCACTTGACCAGATTAAGGTGCCTCCAACTTTTCAACAAACCGAGGGTGAGGTTTCCAGAGGTACTTTTTATCGGAATATGCTCAAATATGAGGACCAAAAAAAATTTCCTCAATCACTAAAAGGCGCTAAGTTATACCTGCAGTATCAAAGTACGAATATTTATTCATCAACCGAAGAATTTGACAAAGCAGGTAAAATTTATCAGAAGTTTTATAAAAATCTCTTTCAGCCCAAACCTATTAACAATTGGGGAGCTGTTACGCTAAACAACACACGTGAGCAGGATATCAGCCTGTTAAAACCCGGTGAAGCATCAGATGTGGTTGTTTATGACGCTGATGTAACATTTCAATGGTTTTGCATGCCGGAAAAGAACACCTTAAAAAAGTTCACTATAATGCTGGTAAACAACTTTGAAGACGACCTGCTTTATGTTACTGAGGAGTTTTATGCTACCGACCCCAACCCTGTTGTGCCGCCAGCTGAATTACTAGATTTCCCCGTTCATCAGCAATCCGAGTTTCGACCGGAAAAATCATTTATACAGTATGCCTGTAACTCTTCAAAGGAGGTCAATTTAATATCTGCGCAACTTCTATTTGAATCAAAATTGAGTTTTGCCGAAACTGTCGAATGGTTTAAGAAAAATGGGGCAAAAGAACCGAGGTTTGTAAAACAAGATATCAACTCCGATTCTTATGCTTTTCAAGACCCCAAAAACGAATATAGCTTATTAATCATTTCAAAAGATACATCTGCGAATAACCATTCCCCGAAAGTATTAATTACTTATCCTCTTCACCAGGTAAAACTCTATCATCAGGTAATCATAAACGGGAAAATAGTAATTACTAATTAGGTCAAGCTCATGAAAAAACATTTTTTAATTATCATTTTAATAAATTTGTGGATTAATATTGCTGCACAAATTAATTCTGGTATAGTTACAGATTCGGAAGGAAGCGAAATGCTGCCGAATCATATAGGTACAATTGAAATTGAAACCTATTATGACGAAACTTATACTCAAACGCTTCCAGCAAATACCATGGCTTTATACAGTGGTAAACTTGATAAACTAATCTCCGCGTTTAAGATCCATCCACTGTTTAATCCGCCAAAGGGCTTCGATGTTCATTTTAATAAAAGAATTGAAG from Tenuifilum sp. 4138str includes the following:
- a CDS encoding xanthine dehydrogenase molybdopterin binding subunit, with the translated sequence MKNIDTIGHVTGKSVYLDDIPTISGTLHAAVVGSAIAHGKILKVDTTEALRLDGVVKVITCTDIPGENQIGGIVEDETLLAEGEVHYQGQPIAVVIAKTERDAHKAAKMVRIDYQELEPVTDPRIAKEKGLLLIPPRTFSMGNPNEVWSQCKYIVEDSIELGGQEHLYIETQGAYAYPVEGGYIKVHSSTQGPTAVQKTVARVLGLPMNLIEVDVVRLGGGFGGKEDQASGFAAMAALAAHITGKPVKLVLPRHDDMRMTGKRHPYSGDFRIGLTADLKILAFETTLYQNGGAAADLSPAIMERTLFHSTGSYYIPNTRVTVYSCKTNLPPNTAFRGFGGPQGMFVIESAIAKAAETIGVSAIEIQQANLLKENDEFQYGQKAENVNARKCFALASEKFDLENLRQSIENYNQNNKYSKRGLAVMPLCFGISFTNTAMNQARALVHIYQDGSVSVSTGAIEMGQGVNTKMAQVASILLGIDISRVKIHSTNTTRVANTSPTAASSGADLNGNALRIAIAALKKRLLKVAAELLECSDDELTIENETVIRNGAPTALKWNELVKKAHLKRVALTENGHYATPVIYFDKTKEKGHPFAYHVYGTGVVTITLDCIRGTYTIDDVYIVHDFGNSINPLIDLGQVEGAVVQGIGWLTLEELAFDSKGRLLSNSLSTYKVPDIHFAPKSIQCIPLPTNGPELAVLRSKAIGEPPFMYGIAAYFAIHNAIKAFNPSYSIKLTAPLTPERVLMHLYQGR
- a CDS encoding linear amide C-N hydrolase — encoded protein: MKFKVIFTTIIFLLINYSGYACTTFVLKDKHGNVSFGKNFDFPIGQGHIHINYKNMKKSAFIRPPEKAFSWVSKYGSITFNQAGKEFPYGGINEKGLVIEQMWLQEAKYPSADNRYGLSELQWIQYHLDNSATVNEVIVSDSLIRISYMATSYIHFLVSDSSGNSATIEYIDGKMIVHQGSDLPYSVLSNCIYQNSLSYKSSVERNDSIQYNDWTKNSSGRFVKVTEFIDNYNGTSNLVDYSFNILENVSQPNTQWTIVYDISNLKIHYKSLLNSTIQIIDLKEIDFACKNQQLYIPIADNLVNYDSFKELTFESNLEIIEFVINGVEFLKNNVPKEFRLASAKYFESVKCSEQ